CTTGTCCATAAAGTGTTCATCAGTCATCAGCAGAGGCGGCTGCAGCTGATGAAGATTCGCcaaaaagaggagagaagagaaagcaggaaaaagaagaagaaacagcaaCAGAAACCtccgcagcagcagcagcagcagcataaGCAGAAGCAAAAGTACCACCATCCTCCCCAGACTAACCCTCATGCCACCAACCCTCCTGCAAAAGCCCAGCATCAGGAACCCACATACCGCAGGAAACCCAACCCCACGCGCCGCTATGATGGAGACGTTCTCTCACCGGTAAACACTCAAGCTCGTTCTGTTTGATTgctttttattccatttatccTTGTCCTTTTAGAGCCATATGTCCTTCCATTCACCACATGATTATCTTAGTTCCTTCCCTCATCATAAATGAGATAATTTGGCTTAAATTGGGTCTGGGTCATATGAGGGtatgaatataatttaataatatttccAAGCATCTGTCTGCTTGTAGTCCTGCCCTTGTTATAAGTTACTGTCTTTTTCTCTCGTCTCCTCTCCTCCAGAGCTACATTCAGCATTTCCGGGACAGACACGTGGACAGACGTGGGTACTCGCACGGCAGGTTGATTAGCAGCTCTCATACAGTGGATATAGACTATGACTGCGGCTCTCAGGTCCCTCTGACTGCCCATACTGGACCTGCAGTGAGAGTGTGATCCTGCCCCCTTGTGTTCAGTGGCGGTGTTCCAACCATGCCTGCTCCTGTGCAGTCCTCAGTTCAGAGTCTGAACGGAGAAGAAGCGTTTATACAGTGGGCCCACATGCCGTGGCTCTGCTTTGTTGTGTAATAAGTGATGCACTGGGGAGGAATGTTTTTGCCAACAACCTTATTCATCAGGGCTCTGAGTGGAAATAGTTTCTCACTTTCTAGattgaaattgtgtgtgtgtgtgttgtgtgtacctggCCCTCCATGGCTCTCCAGATCATTATTTGACTGTATGCTGTCCCTTGGCAAGCAGAATGAGCTCATTACTGTAACAGCCATTTTAAAGAGGGGACATTATTCAGACTGAGCACTGGACCAAATATGGCGTAGCTCTGAAACCTTCCCATCCACATAAATCATACACGTTTACGAACAAACAACATGTCTAACAGCAGACATTATAACTCTTCCTTGCAGGAGAGAAATATGCCCAGTTATGGGGATGCACTCTATTCACCGGAACGTTGTTTACAGTACAGATGAGGCCATAGGTACCTTTACAGCAGCAGAAAACTGTGAGCTTCATTTGTCAGGACTAATGGCCCGATTCTGTGCACTTTTACAAGGAAAGGCTCTTACAGGGCCTTTACTGAGACATATACTGCCAAGCATGTCAAGCACTTGCTGGTGTTGGATTACCTCAGTCAGGTGATGTTGGGTGAACAAGGCACCATTTTTCATTGTCTGAATTAAGACTGAATTTAACTCTCATTATGTCCCATATGGCTTAGTTAAAGCTTCATGCAGTGACTCCCATTAGACCTGTAGGGGATAAGGCATTACCGGATTACCCTAATGATGCAGGTAACACTGTGAACACTACGGGAGCTTTTGTGCAGATGATTTAAAGTGTCCTTGTCTACTGTGAAGGTTTTTCAATGAGACCAAGGTATTGACTGAACAAGAGTGAAGATTTCAAATGGTGGACCAGCCACATTAAACAGGGatattatatgtatgtgtatatatgtgtgtatgtatgtgtgtgtgtgtatttctatgTCTATGTTTGTGGAGGAGGaaaagtgtgcatgtgtatgtacgCAGGGTATGAAAAAGGTGATCGACGTGATACTTTGTCATTTTTGACTTTGGCATTTGTTTACATCCTGCCTCTTCCTCCTGTGGATGCGATGTCTTCAGTCTGGTCTGAACTCAAAAGTGTAAAGAACTGAAACACTCAGCCTCACTCTGTTTACTGTCTTTTACCACAGCAGCATCTGTTGCTTCTGGACATTTTGTACATTTAGCTGAATGCTGAACATGTTTGTACATATTATACCAGTAGTGTcatgttttgtgcatttttcTCTGATTAATACTTAATTACATCTGAATGCTGATGCAGTGTCATCATGAGTCTACCTGGTCTAtttatatttcaacatttttgtTGTCTAAAAATGACTGTCAAATGGAAGGTATGAGCAGGAGAAGATGAGCCTTtgttgcttattattattattattattattattgcatgtGTTTGTACAAACGTAAGTATGATAAAGTGCTTCTTTATCTTTATTCCGTATGTGTGtgctatttatatttaaatttttttgctCTAGCTCCACATTAAGTTGAGTTCTCATATACATTATGAATGCCACTGACTTCAGCCTATGCATCAGCCGTAACATGTTCAAGTAGAGCTATGATGCGAAATCAATTTTTCTCTGGAAATGAAAATTGCATTTCTCAGAATTAATTTGCAGAGAGGAAGATTAAACTTCAGATCAGCTTAGTGTTGCTGCTTCTCTTTAAAGGGCAGCAAACATAGGAAAATAATGAGGTCTGTGAAATGCAGTGTGACTGCTTGAGTTATCAGATTTCTGCACTAAATTTTCTGCTCtacatgaaaaatgaaaatattgacTTGGAATAATTCCCAATTACACGTCTCGCATCTAGGCAGAAAACAGTTTGAATTCCTTTGTTTTATTAGGATTTCCacagctgtaaataaaatatctgcTTACTGAAGTGAAGTGTGACAACCCAATCTCTGTAAATGTAAAGGGAAATTTCTAATAATGTTTACCACCAACATACCACAACTCTGGTCACGCATGTTGTCTGTCAACTGGCAAAGCTCCAGTAAAATTTAGGCATTTTCCAAAAGAAGTAGCTTCTGCTAAATTTGACCAAAAATCACAGATCTTTTAACATAAATCCGTTCCTGAAGCCTGAAGCCTGTGCAGCAGAAAGGcattttaactttaaactttccATCATCCCACAACCACCTCAGGGATTTTCTCAAAGCTTCCCTTTcatgtgtgtcctgtgtgtgctGTGCATGTGTTAGCTTTCAGGTGGTCCAGACTGCTGATGAGAGAAATGCTAACCAGCGTGATTATGAACTCTGTTGCAAGCCAGCATTCAGGATCCTGTTGCTAATGTGCCCATGTTCTCTGGAGGATGTGTCTAGACTGCTATCCTTCATAGTGAGTGAGGGCATTAGCACCTGCTCCTACTAAAACAGCACTTACAGCTGGATATATGGACTTGTAAGTCTGATAATGAGCGAGAGAGTATCTGAGAGTGTGCATCTTCACAATAAAGGAGGCGTTTTTCTTTGCCCATTTTGTTAGGTATTGCTTAGTCTACATTGTGTTTTTAAGAGAGAGACTGGGCTCCGAATAGAGCAGTGAGGTCTAGATGCTTATTTTTGCTGGAAAAGGAATGAAGAGAGCTGATTATAAGCAGTGAATAGTAAAGGTCACAGTGGTAGAAATTCCACAAATCCACTTTTTCTCCAGCCTACTGAGCTGACATTTGGCTGGCGAAGTGAAGCATAACATTATTGAAAAGGAGCTCAGCAGctaaatgtgttggtgtgtgtgtgtggaaagagaaggagaactGCTCTAGCTTCAGAAATGTAATAAGGAAAAAATGCACATATGAGAGGCACCTTAATGATGTAGGAAGCATTTTGCCGTCACAGTTTGAGCAAAAAGGTCACTGCAAATGAGTAAAAGTTCCTCTGACCGATCACTTTTATCCTGAATCGTTTCTTGATGGGAGTGGCCTCTTATTGGATGACTCTGTCCCCTTCCACAGGGACTAGCTGAATGATTTGATTGGTGTGAAAATGATGTTAATCATAGAGAACTGCTCACACAATCACCTTCACAGTCACCACATCTCAATCTCATCCTGTGGGAGGATTTAAAGTAATGTGGAATAGCTTTTCCTGAATAATTTTCACCCCTCTGTACAATTCCAGTGGGAATTGTACAGAGGCACATTTTAGCTGTTCTGGTGGCTTGTGGTCCACAATCTTACTAAGACATTTGGTGtgtcctttaatttgtcacctgtctgtatgtgtgttatggtctttaatcttatctgcaaaggacAGTTGTGTATGCGGGGTATCATTCCAGCtgagcaggagccacacctgagtccatTCGATTCATCTTTGCCTTCAAACAACTTTTACATGTCTCCTATTTGCTGGCATAAAATCCTGCAGCCTTTGTGAGTAAGATTGATGACCCCCTGTGTATAAGGCCATCAGTAAACACCAGTTTATCAAATCCAATAAAAACCAAGGAATGATGAttgttttaaaactttatttttcccCTTTACAATTGAAATAAACAACAGTTTACATTATATAACAGGTTTTTAATGTAGTTCCCCTTCCCATGTCTGTGAATCATTATCATTGTCTCATGTTACTAAGACACAGACATTTATGTGACCATTTCATGCAATGTGTCAGATGATCGCGTTTCATCTTAATGAAACCACAAAATCAACTAGCAGGCCTCATATGGTGGTATGTGGTAAATCATGATGCACGTGACCCACATACTCACAagcacactcagacacacactttcatacaaAATTCAGAGAATTAGCAGTTGAATATTGACGTTCGTTTTAACAAATAACTGCCGCAGTTTCATCTTCATTCATAATCTGTTGGCCTTTGCACACTTTCAGCTTTATCTCCTTTATTCCTCCATAGCTGCCTGGAATTGTGGGTCACAGCATCACTGaggatatatatatttatatatatatatatatatataaaaaaaaaaaaaaccctgagggCCTGTGTGGCATGGAAATGTCTTGTTTCAGATTGGATCAAATTCTGTTGCTGTTTTCTTTGCACCTTGGCTATCTTCTCTGTTTTACATGACGTCCTGCTGGTGCTGTGTAGATTCACTGACAACCTATATGAAGAGACAAGTGGAGATCAGTCACAGGTCAAATGGAGGACACATAAAATCCTTAGTAAAAGATTTAGAAGACGTGTAAGGTAAATAAAGTGCTAAAAAAAGACAGTGTGGTTTAAGATGAATTCAAAGTAATATGTGTCAAATTTATATCAGATAAAAATAATAGGACTAGTGCAAATCTTTCAAATCTGGGAAATGATTTTTTAAGTGCTAACTTTCCTCAGCACTACAGGAAGAACAACCATTATGAGTATTGAGTGGATGTTAATGATGCTGCAGGCCTACAGTGCCTTATGTTGAGTCCAGTAACCTTTAAAGTGAAGGGGTTGGATTCTCTAAGGAAACATTAGGAGGAGCGAGAGGGGATACGAGACAAAATGGAACTGCTGCTTAACTTACACACTGAGCGCTCATGGCACTCATTGCCTCGCGAGAAGTTTTAGACTAgagatgaatgaaaaataaGCAAGCTGATGAGTTCAGGTTTGGAACAGCAATGAGGTGTTTGCATAAATGATCAAAGCTCTGCAAGGATGACTAATGCCTTagaaagatgtgtgtgtatgtgcgtgtgtcaCCTCTCCATCACGGGTCTCTATGGTCTTGATCAGAACTGTTTTCTTGGAGTGGATCTCAGAGGCACGTGGCTGTGTGAACTGCTCAGGGCTGGTCTCTGTAATATTCACAATCACCATTACATTAAACCACATGATGTTATTTACTAAATAGTTGCATTTGCATTCATATAAACTAGTTGCATTTGAATGCATTTACTCTCTTCCATCACAGTATCACAATGTAATGGAATAATACTTCTAATAAATTCTGTATACATAATGTATTATGTAATGATATCTTAATAATAAGATTCTAGGCATTATTTATAATGCACTGTAACGTAAGACCCAGTATGTTATTTGTACTGCAAGTTTAAGTTCTTATTTGTGCTTTATAACATGTAAACAAGGGCCTATATGTCATGGATGCTAGATGATACGTTATAAATGATTTTAGAATTTATTGTGGATAGAGGATTGTCAGGAAGATGAGGTTTTGCTCCCCCTGGTGGGGAATTTAAGGAGTTCACATTCATTAACCGTTTAATTTCCGGGCTGGTGGTTAGATCTAGACTAGGTCTCCATATAAAGACCTGTAATATTTTTCCCAGCCTGTAAATAATTTGGAGagttttgtatatgtatattcatTCTTCCTTATTTATGGTATATTGTACACTTTAAATCTTGTGCTGCTCTTGTGATAAGTCCTAGTTGTTGGTACACCAAATTTCCCATAGGGGATTAATAAAATACTTCTACTAATACTGTTGCTCACCTCTGACATCACCTCTGAAGCTCAAGGAGGAATACGCCTGCGGAGGCAGAGAGATCCTGAAAAGTCGAAATGTTGTATAAGTATAATGTCATATAAGGCTTGAAATGTCTGGCTCAGTAAAGAGTAATACAgagaattaataaatgaaaaaacctTATCAGCAGTTACAGAATTAAACTGttctaaatgaaaaacaatttctttacCTGCTTTCCTCTCCCTCCAGCAGCTTCCTATAGGTGGCAATCTCTACATCCAGGGCCATCTTGACATTAAGAAGGTCCTGGTACTCACGAAGATGACGAGCCATGTCATCTTTCATTTTGGCAATCTCAGCCTCAAGACGAGCAATGGTGTCCTGGTAACCGCCAGCCTCGCGGCCCATCCTTTCTTCCATCTCCCTCATCTGCCTAATCAGAGACTCGTTCTATATATAGAGTAGAAATAGGAGTGAAATATTAAGaagaatgataaaaaaaacaaccacatgTTCCAGATACAAAGTGGTAGTCACCCAGTTATCTCAGTTTTAGCCAGTGTGTAAATACCCACCAAACTCCTGAACAAACATAATAAAGACCTGCCAATAACTAGCCAGGTGTACTGAGGCTGAGCTCATGTTTGCATTGACGTGGGTGCTGGTAATTGTTCGTGCAGAACATCTTTTACGAGGATGGTGAGATTAAATATGGCTTACGGTGCCCTTGAGGGAATCGATCTCGCAGGTATAGGACTGGATTTGGTGGCGGAACTCCATAGTCTCCTGCTTGGCCAGTCTCAATGCATCATTGTTCTTGGACACAGCTTGGTTCAGATCTGATACCTGGAGAAAAGAGAGATAAGCTGCACTCAGTAGGGTTACTAGAGAATATCTTATCATTCCACATTGTTATCAGTGTTAGGACAGCTACCTGTCACTGCATAATTAGTGAGGTGTTTAATGAATGGTGTTGAAACTGTAGATTTGTTAAAAAGGATATGAAATTCTCAGATTATTTTACTTAGGCCTTAATGTGTTGAGATGATCATATTTgctttgtagtgttttattcatatGACTGACCTTGGACTTGTACCACTCCTCAGCTTCTGAAATGTTCTTGGCTGCGATGGCCTCATACTGGCTGCGGATGTCCCTCAGTGCAGCGGTCAGGTCAGGCTTGGACATGTCCATTTGGATTTGGACCTGAGTATCCTGCATCTGACTCTGCAGCTCACGGATCTcctgtacataaaaaaaaaaaaaaaacacaaaaaaaagtgaagatATGTATACTCTCAGGGAAAAAAGCACTAGTTGTAGGTTTTTTGGAGAGTTCTTAGCTCCATTGAATGGTTCCACTTGGATGCCTCACTGAATTGTATGGTTCTCCATACAACCTTTAAGTGTTTTCTCAGGGGGACACATGCAGAACTTGACCTTTAACAGTGTACCATCCATACATTTATAGATGAGGTTTCAGCATTAGAGTGAATCATTCCAATGAAAATTTTGTAACATGATCAATGTAAAAAGCCTTCTATAAGCAATATAAAGATTAATCAATTTGTTTGCACTGTCACATGTCTGTCATGAACTGTAGATTTGACCTTATACTcagaatataaaagtaaaacagATAAATGTATGAACAGATGAATGTAAACTAATCCTGTGAAAAAGCACTGTGAAAATAGACAACGTGGgacgtgttttttttcctgttctgtATCACAGCTGCGTGTGaagatctctttctctctttctctctttctctctctctctctctctctctcaggttttaATTATAGAAATACATCTGTTCCATTGCATTACACTGCCCCCTCCCTGTCAGAGCAcagctgacaaacacacacacaccaggctaATGTTTTACCCTTAAATGtcagacaaaaaaagaagacagcATGAAAGGCTCCAACCTTTGGAGATTtggcatgtatgtgtgtgtgtgtgtgtgtgtctgttcgtGTGGGTGGTGGGTAGAAGTGTATGCACGCTTCATTCCTTGTAAATACTACATATAAATGATTTACCTTTGGACAGGAATAGAACAGGAGTGTTGATAGTCTGCTAATGTCCACATGACATTTGTGACTGACCGACAGAGAACGAATGTGTGACTTAGTGAACGGTCTGAAAAGCACACGCACGCACCTCCTCATGGATCTTCTTGAGGAAGGCAATCTCCTCATGAAGGCTCTCGATGCGTCTCTCCAAGTCCAGCCTGGCAAGAGTGGCAGCATCAACATCCTaccaaaaataaaaagccaCGTGGATTAAGCACAAAAGTACTGGGAAAAATGTAAAGATTAAATATGAAGGTTTTAAGAGATGAACATTTGATCTCATTATAACAGGATGTGGAGACTTACAGCTCTGAAAGCAGAGAGGTTATTCTCAGCCTCTTCTTTCTGGTGGATTTCCTCCTGAAGTCTGCCGAAGAACACAAATGGAGGTCAGTGACCTTAAATCATGCTTACTTCTGAGGTTTAACGGAAGTTTTTACACCACAAACCCTagcataaacattttattacatgtctagatatttatttaaatatatagcAATCTATAGAACCAAGATGTGTTTTACCAAgatgattattttaataattaataccaGAATTCAAATCCTGATAACACAACATATTactcttataccacaacaatttgtcacatcaacaacatcattatgattttaaaatatttatgaatgaTATGCTTTTTATCCTAGTTTATGTTTTGAAACATTCACagaacaagttagttcctgttaccaCTTACACTGTAGCTGCTGAAAAGTCATTCTCTCACTAGCCTTTAATCCCGTCCCACAATTTCCCTCAATTCCCTCACCAGCCAGCTCTCCCGTATCACATGGCAGGCAGGGTAaaggctaacacatgcttcctctgaggcATGTGAAGCCAGATAATTGTACCTTTTCagactgctgctcatgctgtgtcACAGGGTAGTGTAAAATACATAGAGGAAATGTGCTCTCCTGCACGTACATAAGCTCACAGGATACCAACAACtggttagtgtcactgtgattgacaagaGAGAGTATGGCCATATGGTCCCTTGGCTTCTGGCCATGGATGACTGTGGCATTTTCGGGGTTCAAACTCATGATCTTCGTCttaaaaaagcagaaaatgcagcttgttacCAAAGAAACTGCAAATTTTCCGAAGACCATAtcataaaaaggaaaaattttatcttcttcttacatattatatatccatactaaatatttttctttaccaAGTAACATCTTTTTGATATTGCTTACGTTATGTGAACCATCTATATCACACCACCTGTGAATTATTTGatgctatagaaataataacacAGCAAAATAAACGCATCAGTATAAACTCGTGACATGCATTGCACTGTTGTGAGAGCTGCtgatcaacaccttctgactaatcaCAGTCAAGCATTTGATAGCACTGTATCATAAAATGTAATGCACAATACACCTTTCTGTCAAACAGACTTGCTGAATGATTCCTCACAGTGACAAGCTTctggttgtaaaaaaaaaaaataaggcttTAATTGTCAATTCTATTTAGGTGCACGTTTATTTTTGTGAGATATTGTGAGAAGATATTTTTTGCCATATTGCCCACCCCTTCCCCTAACAAACATTTATTCCAAATGTAGCTGCTTTCCATttatagaggaaaaaaaaaacaccagaaagGGCAATGGACAATGCTCTGGTGTGACCTTCCCATTAAAGAGCAATGCAAGGGGTCAATGAGGATATGGGATTTAGCCAACGTGGAATCACACGATTGCATCGGTCATTAAAACTGATGTCCCTGACTCCTTTGAAATGACTACACTTAGATTATCTAGCACGTATCCGGTTGCATGCGTGTCATTGTTGGTATGCTGATTATGTCTGATAATATTTCAATGACAGATGCTGGAGTCACGCCATGACTATCACTATGCCGTGTATGATCACTCAATTACATGCTACCCTACAGGAATCACGAGTGAACCGCCATGCAAATGCTTAATAACAGGTGTCATTGCCCTTTTTAAGCCCTGCATATGTGTATATTTAAACTATGTTCTCAGTCCTCCCCTTTTTGGTCGTCCTCTTAATGCGGAGATCCACTCTGCTTGAGCCATGCCTAGAAATAGCATCTGCTTTTACCAGCCTGCAAACGGCTCCTGTGAATCATTATTGTTAATGTAGGGCAGTTATACTCTAATGCCTACGGTCTCTTGAGTGCTACGCACTcactctaccacacacacacacacatacacacatacacacactgagggaGGCTGAGCGATAAGGGTATTTTAGGAGATGAGAATTCTCTACAGTGCTGGGGGGTGGGTATATCAAAGAGGATAATAATAGCTTACTAATCTG
This DNA window, taken from Hemibagrus wyckioides isolate EC202008001 linkage group LG06, SWU_Hwy_1.0, whole genome shotgun sequence, encodes the following:
- the desma gene encoding desmin a isoform X2 — translated: MSKSFSSAETASSYRRTFGSGLGSTMSSSLFGHGSSGSSRVSSRVYEVTKTSSSAPVYSGHRSGASSYGYGGGVVSRSYAGLGDKLDFSLADAMNQDFLHTRTNEKAELQHLNDRFASYIEKVRFLEQQNQALSVEIERLRGREPTRIAELYEEEMRELRRQVDTLTNQRARVEVERDNLADDLQKLKLRLQEEIHQKEEAENNLSAFRADVDAATLARLDLERRIESLHEEIAFLKKIHEEEIRELQSQMQDTQVQIQMDMSKPDLTAALRDIRSQYEAIAAKNISEAEEWYKSKVSDLNQAVSKNNDALRLAKQETMEFRHQIQSYTCEIDSLKGTNESLIRQMREMEERMGREAGGYQDTIARLEAEIAKMKDDMARHLREYQDLLNVKMALDVEIATYRKLLEGEESRISLPPQAYSSLSFRGDVRETSPEQFTQPRASEIHSKKTVLIKTIETRDGEVVSESTQHQQDVM
- the desma gene encoding desmin a isoform X1, whose protein sequence is MSKSFSSAETASSYRRTFGSGLGSTMSSSLFGHGSSGSSRVSSRVYEVTKTSSSAPVYSGHRSGASSYGYGGGVVSRSYAGLGDKLDFSLADAMNQDFLHTRTNEKAELQHLNDRFASYIEKVRFLEQQNQALSVEIERLRGREPTRIAELYEEEMRELRRQVDTLTNQRARVEVERDNLADDLQKLKLRLQEEIHQKEEAENNLSAFRADVDAATLARLDLERRIESLHEEIAFLKKIHEEEIRELQSQMQDTQVQIQMDMSKPDLTAALRDIRSQYEAIAAKNISEAEEWYKSKVSDLNQAVSKNNDALRLAKQETMEFRHQIQSYTCEIDSLKGTNESLIRQMREMEERMGREAGGYQDTIARLEAEIAKMKDDMARHLREYQDLLNVKMALDVEIATYRKLLEGEESRISLPPQAYSSLSFRGDVRETSPEQFTQPRASEIHSKKTVLIKTIETRDGESKTSREAMSAMSAQCVVSESTQHQQDVM